GGCTGCCCATCATCCGCAGGTCCTCGCCCTGTCACCGCAACTGTCCGGCCAGATGGACACGCTCGGGCAAGCGGTCCGCGAGTACGGGCAGAGCGACGCCTCCCGCCTCATCGCCACCATCGACAGGGTGCTAGCGTGGGACGATGCCAATCCCGATCCCGCCCTGCCGGCCGAGGCCGCGCGTCAGGGCCGGGCCGATCTCCTGGCGCTCCGGGACAAGGCACGGGCGGAGGCCGCACAGACACGCGGGGGAGGCCCCGCCCGTCTTCCGGACAACCCACCACCGCGAGTTCCAACGCCCATGTGAAATGCAAACGGCCCGGATGTCACCATCCGGGCCGTCTGTGGTCTGCTTTACCCCGCCCGAGGCGGGAATTGCTCAGCCGCGGGTGCGGGCGCGCACCATGTAGTCGTCGTAGGTGTATTCAACGATCTGCCACCACAGGTATTCCTCGTTGCGGAACGCCTTGGCGTGATCGTGCACCTTCTTGAAGTCCGGGTTCTTGGCGCCGATTTCCTCATAGAGTTCCTGGGCCGCCTTGTAGCTGGCATCCATCATCTCATTGGGGAAGCGGCGCAGCTGGGCACCCGCCTTCACCAGCCGCTGCACGGCGGCGGGGTTCTTGGTGTCGTAATTGGCCAGCATGTCGCCATTGGCCTGAGCGGCCGCCGAACGCAGGATGGCCTGGTAGTTCTTGGGCAGCTCGTTCCACTTTTCCTGGTTGTAGAAGAAGGTCAGCGAGGCGCAGCCTTCCCACCAGCCGGGATAATAATAATACTGCGCCACCTTCTGGAGGCCGAGCTTCTCGTCGTCATAGGGGCCGACCCACTCGGCCGCATCGATGGTGCCCTTTTCGAGCGCCGGATAGATGTCGCCGCCGGCGAGCTGCTGCGGGACCACGCCGAGCTTGGCCAGGATCTGGCCGGCGATCCCCGCGATTCGCATCTTCAGGCCCTGGAGATCCTGGGTGGTCTTGATCTCCTTGCGGAACCAGCCGCCCATCTGGCCGCCGGTGTTGCCGCCGGGCAGCATGTAGACGCCGTACTTCTTGTAGAACTCGTTCAGCAGCTCAAGGCCGCCGCCGTGGTAGAACCACGCATTGATCTGGCGTGCATTGAGGCCGAACGGGAACGCCGAGCCGAAGGCGAAAGTCGGATCCTTGCCCACATAGTAATAGGACGCCGTGTGGCACATCTCGACGGTCTTGTTCTGCGTCGCGTCGAGGGCCTGCAGGCCGGGCACGATTTCGCCGGCCGCGAACACCTGGATCTGGAACTTGCCGTCGGTCGCTTCCGCGACCGTCTTGGACATCAGCTCGGCGGCGCCATAGATGGTGTCCAGCGACTTCGGGAAGGACGACGTGCAGCGCCACTTCACCTCGGGCGCGGACTGCGCGATCGCCGGCATGGCCACAGCGGCAGAAGCCGCGACACCGGCACCTGCGGAAGCAAGAAAATCACGACGTTTCATGGATGGCGGCTCCCTGGACATTTTATTGCGTGTCAGAGAACTAAAGGCTCCCTGACCCGAGGTCATCCTCGACTTTCTTCTAATGGCTTTTCCCGGTCTGCGAAATGGGTCTTTTGAAAGCCCCGCCCGCGCCTCACTCGATGACGATGCGCGGGGCCGGGCGGGCGGAGGCGCCGCTGCGGCTGATGGCCGAGCGCACCTGCTGCGCGATGGCGCGATAACCTTCCGCCTGCGGACTGTCGGGATCGGACACGAGGATCGGCACGCCGGCGTCAGACATCTCGCGGATGCGCATGTGCAGCGGGATCTCGCCGAGGAAGGGCACGCCGAGCTTCTCGGCTTCCGCCCGCGCGCCGCCATGGCCGAAGATGTCGGACCTGCCGCCGCAGTGCGGACAGATGAAGGTGGCCATGTTCTCGACGATGCCGAGGATCGGCACATTCACGCGCTTGAACATGGCGATGCCGCGCCGGGCGTCGATGAGCGCCAGATCCTGCGGGGTCGAGACGATGACCGCACCGGCAAGGCCGACCTGCTGGGCCATGGTCAGCTGGGCATCGCCCGTGCCGGGCGGCATATCCACCACCAGCACGTCGAGCGGGCCCCACTTCACCTCGCGCAGCATCTGCGAGATGGCCGACATGACCATCGGCCCGCGCCAGATCATGGGGGTGTCTTCCTCCACCATGAAGCCGATGGACATGAGCTGGAGGCCGAAATTGTCCATGGGCAGCATCATGCGCCCATCCTCCACCTCCGGCTTGCCGTGCACGCCGGCGAGGCGCGGCACGGAGGGGCCGTAAATGTCCGCATCCAGCAGGCCGACCTTGAGGCCGAGATCGCGCAGCGCCAGCGCCAGATTGATGGACACGGTGGACTTGCCGACGCCCCCCTTGCCCGAGGCGACCGCGATGATGGAGGCAACGCCGGGCACCTCGATGGCACCGCCCTTCGCCGGTCCGTGGCTGTGGCCATGGCCGCCAACGGCCGGCGGCGGGGGGGCGGCCGGGCGGGCGCCCGCCTTGCGTTCGGCGGTGAGCGCCACCAGTGCCGAGGCGACACCCGGAATGGTGCGCACCGCGTCTTCCGCCTCGGCGCGCACGCTTTCCCAGGCGCGGGCCTGCGCCGCATCCACGGTGACGGACAGATAGACCTTGCCGCTGGTGACCACGATGCCCGACAGCGCCGGAGAAACGGCCAGCGCCACCCCTTCCGGCGTCCGCACGGAGCCGAGCGCGCTGCGCACCATATCTTCGGTGATGTCGGCCATTGGTCCTCTCCCAAACGCTTCGGCGCCTCGCGCCACATTTGAAACCCTGTATGCCACGCTCGCGCGCGGAAGAAACCCCACCCTCACCCGGACCGGGCGAGCGCCTGTGCGATATCCGCGCGCAGCTCGGGAAGCAGATCCTGCTCGAACCAGGGATTGCGCTTCAGCCACCCCGTGTTGCGCCAGGAGGGATGGGGCAGCGCATAAACGCGGGGCCGTTCCGCCGCCGCCCGCACCTGCCGCCAGTTCGCCACCGTCTGCGTGAGGCTGTCGCCGATCTGCGCCTCCCGGCCCAGCCGCTTCAGATGATAGAGCTGCGCCGGGCGGCCGATGGCGAGGATGAGATCGAACGCCGGCAGGGCCGCGAACAGGCGATCATGCCATGTGGCGCGGCATTCCCGCCGGGGCGGCAGGTCGCCGCCATTGGCATCCTGCCCCGGAAAGCAGAAGCCCATGGGCACGATGGCGATCTGCGCCGTGTCATAGAAGACCGCCCGCGACACCCCCATCCACTGCCGCAGGCGGTCGCCCGAGGCATCATGGAAGGTGAGGCCGGTCAGGTGCACCTTCGTCCCCGGCGCCTGGCTGGCGATGAGGATGCGGGCGGTGGAGGAGGCGCGGAGCACCGGCCTCGGCTCATGGGGCATCGGCCGGCCCAGCGGAGCCTCGACACATCTGCGGCAGGCTCGGATATCCGCAAGCAGGTCAGCGAGCGGCGGATCGACCGCGCCCCGTTCCTCCAGTTCCGCTTCCAGATTCGGCCGCTCAAGCTGGTCCGTCATGCCGTCCCGTTCCTGTCCGGCCCCTCATATGGGGGCCGGACCGGCCTTTGGCACCGGCTCAGGCGCCCGCCTTCGCCGCCGGGCGGGCGGAGACTTCGGCCCGCCAGCGGGCGAGGTTCACCAGTTCCTCGGGTGCGGTGATGCGGGCCACCTTCATGAAGTCGATGGCGACGATGGCGGTGATGTCGGCCACCGTGAAGCGGTCGCCGGCGAGATAGGCGCGAGTGGCCAGTTCGCCATCGAGGAAGGTGAGGAAGTCCAGCACCTTGGTCTTGTTCGCCTCGCCCCATTCCTTCACCTGTGGCACCTCGCGCTCGGCGAGCGCCGGGTGGACATGGCGGAAGGCGAACTGCACCGCCTGCATCAGCTCGATCTCGGCCCGGCGCTGCCACATCTCCACCACCGCAATCTCGCGCGCGTCGCGGCCGAACAGATTGGGCTCGGGCTGCACCGCCTCGAAATAGCGGCAGATGGCGATGGTCTCGGAGACCGCCGTGCCGTCATCCAGAACCAGCACCGGAACGGTACGGCGCGGGCTGATCTTGCGGAAGTCTTCGCTCCAGTGGGCCTTGGCGGCGAGGTCCACCATCTCCACGGGCACCTCGATGCCCTTCTCGGCAAGGAAGAACTGCACGCGGCGGGGATTGGGCGAGCGGGCGGACAGGTACAGAAGCATGGCGTGGCGTCTCCTCGTATTTTGTATGCCGAGAGACCACGGGAGCGGAGGAGGCGTCAAGCGCGGCCGGACGCAGGACGGTCAGCCGTAATAGCTGATGTACTTGCGGAAATAGTCCTCCCACGTGACCTTCTCGCCGCGCACCAGATAGCGCGCATCCGCCCCCGCCCAGCGCACGTCGAGCGCCGCCGCCACCTTCGGATGCACGGGGATCTGGAGGCTGCGGAGCGAATCCAGCGGGCCGGAGAACCAGAAGAGCTGCCGCACCCCCAGTTCCTTCGCCAGATACTTCATCAGCATGGAGAGGATGGCACCGTTGGGATGGGCGGTGGTGTAGAAGACCCGCTTCCTGCGGAAATTCTCCAGAATGTAGGCCCCCATGCCGGCCGGGAACTTCTCGTCCATGGCCAGCAGGCGCTTCTCCTCGAACGTATGCAGGCGCTTGGGGTCGATCACCCCCTTCACGTCGAGATCACGATAGGCGGCAAAGCGCGCCTCGGGATCGGGTATCTCCTTGCGCAGCCGGGCCAGCAAACCGTCGAAATAGGTGAACTCGAAGTTGGGATAGTCCTTGTTGCGGGCGAACTTGTCATCCGGCCCGTTGAAGGCGTCGAACGGCCAGAGCGAGGCAAAGCGCACGCAGGGATAGCGCAGCGTCGGCAGGTCGGCCGGCACGTGCTCCTTCAGCGGATACTGCTCCCATTCCTTGATGTCCTGGATGAGCAGCAAGTCACATTCCTCGATGTCCCGGCGGCCCTGCTCATGCAGGTTGGGCGGCAGCTCCATGAAATGGTGCTTCACCGAGAACTGCTTCGAGAAGCCAGGATTTTCCCGGAAGGCCCGCGCCACCAAGCTGCCCTGGCAATTGCCGAAGACGAGGATCTTCTTGCGCGTGGTCGCCCCGCGCACCGTCTTGGCGAAGACGCCCGCCGCAGGCCCCGTCCCCGCCGGCAGATGGACGATGTCCAGCGCGTCGAGCTTCAGGGAGGCCTTGCGGAAATGGCGGATGCCGATGTCGATCTTCTGCGGCACGCCGGAATCGAGGCTGGCGTCGGGCGGCACCTCGAACAGGAAGCTGCCCCGTTCCCCCGCCAGTTGCGCGCTGCTGAACACCTCGGTCCCGAGCACACCGCCGTCCCGGGTGCGCACGGAAATCTCCAGCGCCGGCTCGTCCGGCTGCGAAACCGCACCGACGCGCGCCGCTACCTCCAGCCGGTGCAGTCCGGCGGGCAGGAAGAGCGGCGACCAGGAGCGCCAGAACTTGAGCGCGGAGACTGAAACGGGCGACAGCCCGACCGGTCCGGAGGCGGGCACGAGCCGCAGGCGCCCCAGCATGCGCCAGCGCATGGGCGGGGCGGCGGCGGTTTCCGCTTCGCTGGCCGTGCGCAGCGTCAGGCCGGAGATGGTGAAGCGCGAGGTGCCGAACCCGGTGAAGCGGAACTCGAACGGCGCGTCCGCCCCGCTCTCCATGGAGAGGGCGTGGGGCACCTCGAAAAAGAGCGAGCGGTCCCCCGCGCGCAGTTCCTCATGGGTGAAGTCCCGCCACGCCCGCAGCATCCGGTTCTGCGCGATCACCTCCACGCCCAGCATGGGGTGGCCCTTCTGCACGGGGGCGGAGAAATCGCCGTCGAAGCTCAGGCAATACCGCCCCTCCGGCAGCCGCAGGAAGGGGCCGTACATGAACAGGCGTACCGGCAGGACCAGATCCTGCGCGACGCCGCCATCGGCGAGACGGCGACCTGGCAAACGCACTTCCATGGTGGAGAGGATGTCGCGCGCCTGCGAAAAATCCGGCGCCACGCGCGCCGCGTCGTCAACCACCATCACGTCCGTCCCACCACCCCTGCCGGGCCATGTTTGATACGCTCATCGCCAATGGTCTAGGATAAACCAATGACGCAACGGTGGGACATACGTTGAAAACGGCATCGGGTTTCCTGCGCGACACGGCGTTCCGCCGTCATCTGTGCCCGTTCGGATCTCTCGATGCCGGTTCGCGGCACCAGCGGAAGCTTGACACCGTGCGTTCCCCGTCCTCTCTCGCCGCGCGGGCACCGATGGCCGGCGGTTTCAGATCCGAATCATGAGCTCCTTCTCCTCGCTGGTGGACATGCTGCGCCATCAGGCCCAGCACACGCCCGACAAGCGCGCCCTCGTCTTCTCTTCCGGCAAGCCGGAGATCGAGCCGGAACTAAGCTTCGCCGGCCTCTACGCGCAGGCCGCGACGCTGGCGCGGCAGATTGCGGATCAGACGCAGCCCGGCGACCGGGCGCTGCTCGTCTTCCCGTCCGGGCTTGAGTTCGTCGTCTCCTATTTCGCCTGCCTCATGGCGGGCGTGGTGGCGGTGCCGCTCATGCCGCCCCGGCGCAACGCAAATCAGGATTCCAGCGCCGCCATCATCGCAGATTGCGCCCCCGTGCTCGCGCTCAGCCCGGCGGGCGAGGCGGAAGACCCGCGCGGCACGCTGCGCCAGCGCCTCGCGGACGGCAATGTCCGGCATTTGCCGGTCGCGCTCGCGGACAATGCGACCGACGATCTGCCCGCTCGCGCCATCGCCCGGCAGGATCTGGCCTTCCTGCAATATACGTCCGGCTCCACCTCCACCCCCAAGGGCGTGATGGTGAGCCACGCCAACCTGCTGGCCAATCTGGAAATGATGCGCCAGCGCTTCGGCAATCACGCGGGTTCGACCCATGTGAGCTGGATCCCGCTCTATCACGACCTCGGGCTGATCCTGAACCTGCTGGAGCCGCTGTATGTGGGCGCGACGTGCGTGCTCATGACCCCCTCCGGCTTCATGCACCGACCGCTGAACTGGCTGCGCAACATTGCGCGCTTCGAGGCCGAAGTCGCTGCCGCGCCCAACTTTGCCTACCACCTCTGCGTCGACCGCTTCCGGGCCGACCAGATGGAGGGCGTGGACCTCAGCCGCTGGACGCTGGCGGTGAACGGTGCCGAGCCGGTACGCGCCGTGACCATGGCGCGCTTTGCCGAGACCTTCGCCCCTTACGGCTTCAACGCCCGCACGCTCCATCCCACCTACGGGCTGGCGGAAGCGACCCTCGTCGTGAGTTCCGCCCCGCGCGGCAGCGGGGTAACGGTGCGCGAGGTGAGCGCCGAAGGGCTGAAGGACCGTCGCATCGCGCCGCCGAAGGACGCGGAAGACCGCCAGCCCATCGTCGGCTGCGGCCTCACCATGCCGGGCCAGAGCATCGCCATCGTCGATCCGCAGACCCGCCGCCGCGCCGAGCCCGGTGCCATCGGCGAGATCTGGGTGCATGGGGCGAGCGTCGCCGGCGGCTACTGGAACCGGCCGGAGGAGAGCGAGGCGACCTTCCGGGCGCACATCGAGGACGAGCCCGACGCCGGCCCCTTCCTGCGCACCGGCGACCTCGGACATCTGGATGCGGATGGCGAACTCTTCATCGCCGGCCGCATCAAGGACGTCATCATCATCCGCGGCGTGAACCATTATCCGCAGGACATCGAGGGCACGGTGGCGGATGCCCACCCCACCCTGCGCCGGGACTATGGCGCGGTGTTCTGCGTCACCGGCGAGGACGGCACCGAGCAGGTGGTGCTGGTGCAGGAGGTGGAACGCACCAAGCGCCATGCCATCGACGAGACGGAAGTCTTCGCCGCGATCCGGGCGGCGGTGGTCAACAATCACGAGGTGAACGTGGCGAAGATCGTGCTGATCCGCCCCGGCACCATCCCCAAGACCACCAGCGGCAAGATCCAGCGCAGCCGCACCCGCCAGCAGTGGCTGGACGGCACGCTGGAGGTGTGGGATCCCCGCGCACCGGAATCGGCGGCCGAAGCCGTCTGACACTTTCGAACAGAGCCCGCATCATGCCCAGCCCCAGCGACATCCTCAGCCATTGCCGCGAGCGCCTCGCGGCCATCGTGGAGACGGACGCCTCAGCCATCGCGGATGACGCCAGCTTCGCCAGCCTCGGGCTTGATTCGGCCATGGCCGTGCATTTCGTGCTGGAAATCGAGGAATGGCTCGGCATCGAACTTTATCCTTCGGTGACCGAAGACTATCCGACCCTCCAGACCTTCAGCGCCTATGCGGCGAGCCTCAAGGCGTGAACAATCGAGCGCCTGCCACGTTCCTGCCCATGTCCTGAAGGCTTTTGTCCCACCCTTGCGTTGGGGCGCGGCGTGAAGATTCGCCAGTTTCCGCAGATCCGGCACCGGCTTTTCATGGCCTGCCGATGGATACGCTTTGTTTGGAGACTGTCCGTTACACTGCGACCCGCCATTGCCTGAACCCCTCGTGTTGCCGCCTTTTCGAGAGGCCGGAACCGGACGGAGCCAATACATGGAAAGTGCCCGCGTTCATCTCTACCAGTTCGCCTCGGGAGGCCATTGGGCGCCCGGCGACAGCGTGGAGGCCTATCTGCGGCAGCTCATGGAAATCGACATGGGCCTCACCCCCCGTGCGGACCGCATCGCTGCCCTGACGGTGTTCCTCGACGAGGCCTTCCAGCTCGCCCATTCCATCGGCTGGACCGGTGCGGTGCGCGAGGCCCCGCAGATGTTCGCCCTGCCGGGCCTGCCGGCGGACGAGCAGATCTACATGGTGGCCTGGGAGCAGGAAGACGGCATCGCCTTTGCGGCCGCCCCCTATCCGCTGCCGTGGCTCGAGGCCAAGGCCACCCGCTTCACCGACAGCACCCGCGCCGTTCCGGCCCGCGAGGAGCGCGCCCCCGGCCCTTTTGAGCCCGCTCCTCGCGCCCCGGCTCCGCGCGAGGAGGAAGCCGATCCGTTTGCCGAGTTCGCCCGCCGCGGCGAGGAAGCCGCACGCCTCGCCCGCGAGGCGGCGGAGGAAGACCGCCCGGCATCCGGCCGCCGCTTCTTCTGAAAGCTGAAACAGAAAACCCCTCGGAGGGGCAGTCTCCGAGGGGTCCGTTGCGGGCGACGCATTGCCGGCCCCGCCCGTTCCAGTCTGAAGCCTAGCGGCCCATCGCGGCCAATCCGCCGCGGCTGCCTGCCATCGCGCGTTCCATGCCGCGCG
The Azorhizobium caulinodans ORS 571 genome window above contains:
- a CDS encoding glutathione S-transferase — protein: MLLYLSARSPNPRRVQFFLAEKGIEVPVEMVDLAAKAHWSEDFRKISPRRTVPVLVLDDGTAVSETIAICRYFEAVQPEPNLFGRDAREIAVVEMWQRRAEIELMQAVQFAFRHVHPALAEREVPQVKEWGEANKTKVLDFLTFLDGELATRAYLAGDRFTVADITAIVAIDFMKVARITAPEELVNLARWRAEVSARPAAKAGA
- a CDS encoding fatty acyl-AMP ligase — encoded protein: MSSFSSLVDMLRHQAQHTPDKRALVFSSGKPEIEPELSFAGLYAQAATLARQIADQTQPGDRALLVFPSGLEFVVSYFACLMAGVVAVPLMPPRRNANQDSSAAIIADCAPVLALSPAGEAEDPRGTLRQRLADGNVRHLPVALADNATDDLPARAIARQDLAFLQYTSGSTSTPKGVMVSHANLLANLEMMRQRFGNHAGSTHVSWIPLYHDLGLILNLLEPLYVGATCVLMTPSGFMHRPLNWLRNIARFEAEVAAAPNFAYHLCVDRFRADQMEGVDLSRWTLAVNGAEPVRAVTMARFAETFAPYGFNARTLHPTYGLAEATLVVSSAPRGSGVTVREVSAEGLKDRRIAPPKDAEDRQPIVGCGLTMPGQSIAIVDPQTRRRAEPGAIGEIWVHGASVAGGYWNRPEESEATFRAHIEDEPDAGPFLRTGDLGHLDADGELFIAGRIKDVIIIRGVNHYPQDIEGTVADAHPTLRRDYGAVFCVTGEDGTEQVVLVQEVERTKRHAIDETEVFAAIRAAVVNNHEVNVAKIVLIRPGTIPKTTSGKIQRSRTRQQWLDGTLEVWDPRAPESAAEAV
- a CDS encoding Mrp/NBP35 family ATP-binding protein — encoded protein: MADITEDMVRSALGSVRTPEGVALAVSPALSGIVVTSGKVYLSVTVDAAQARAWESVRAEAEDAVRTIPGVASALVALTAERKAGARPAAPPPPAVGGHGHSHGPAKGGAIEVPGVASIIAVASGKGGVGKSTVSINLALALRDLGLKVGLLDADIYGPSVPRLAGVHGKPEVEDGRMMLPMDNFGLQLMSIGFMVEEDTPMIWRGPMVMSAISQMLREVKWGPLDVLVVDMPPGTGDAQLTMAQQVGLAGAVIVSTPQDLALIDARRGIAMFKRVNVPILGIVENMATFICPHCGGRSDIFGHGGARAEAEKLGVPFLGEIPLHMRIREMSDAGVPILVSDPDSPQAEGYRAIAQQVRSAISRSGASARPAPRIVIE
- a CDS encoding TRAP transporter substrate-binding protein; this translates as MKRRDFLASAGAGVAASAAVAMPAIAQSAPEVKWRCTSSFPKSLDTIYGAAELMSKTVAEATDGKFQIQVFAAGEIVPGLQALDATQNKTVEMCHTASYYYVGKDPTFAFGSAFPFGLNARQINAWFYHGGGLELLNEFYKKYGVYMLPGGNTGGQMGGWFRKEIKTTQDLQGLKMRIAGIAGQILAKLGVVPQQLAGGDIYPALEKGTIDAAEWVGPYDDEKLGLQKVAQYYYYPGWWEGCASLTFFYNQEKWNELPKNYQAILRSAAAQANGDMLANYDTKNPAAVQRLVKAGAQLRRFPNEMMDASYKAAQELYEEIGAKNPDFKKVHDHAKAFRNEEYLWWQIVEYTYDDYMVRARTRG
- a CDS encoding acyl carrier protein, with the protein product MPSPSDILSHCRERLAAIVETDASAIADDASFASLGLDSAMAVHFVLEIEEWLGIELYPSVTEDYPTLQTFSAYAASLKA
- a CDS encoding WcbI family polysaccharide biosynthesis putative acetyltransferase encodes the protein MVVDDAARVAPDFSQARDILSTMEVRLPGRRLADGGVAQDLVLPVRLFMYGPFLRLPEGRYCLSFDGDFSAPVQKGHPMLGVEVIAQNRMLRAWRDFTHEELRAGDRSLFFEVPHALSMESGADAPFEFRFTGFGTSRFTISGLTLRTASEAETAAAPPMRWRMLGRLRLVPASGPVGLSPVSVSALKFWRSWSPLFLPAGLHRLEVAARVGAVSQPDEPALEISVRTRDGGVLGTEVFSSAQLAGERGSFLFEVPPDASLDSGVPQKIDIGIRHFRKASLKLDALDIVHLPAGTGPAAGVFAKTVRGATTRKKILVFGNCQGSLVARAFRENPGFSKQFSVKHHFMELPPNLHEQGRRDIEECDLLLIQDIKEWEQYPLKEHVPADLPTLRYPCVRFASLWPFDAFNGPDDKFARNKDYPNFEFTYFDGLLARLRKEIPDPEARFAAYRDLDVKGVIDPKRLHTFEEKRLLAMDEKFPAGMGAYILENFRRKRVFYTTAHPNGAILSMLMKYLAKELGVRQLFWFSGPLDSLRSLQIPVHPKVAAALDVRWAGADARYLVRGEKVTWEDYFRKYISYYG
- a CDS encoding uracil-DNA glycosylase family protein; its protein translation is MTDQLERPNLEAELEERGAVDPPLADLLADIRACRRCVEAPLGRPMPHEPRPVLRASSTARILIASQAPGTKVHLTGLTFHDASGDRLRQWMGVSRAVFYDTAQIAIVPMGFCFPGQDANGGDLPPRRECRATWHDRLFAALPAFDLILAIGRPAQLYHLKRLGREAQIGDSLTQTVANWRQVRAAAERPRVYALPHPSWRNTGWLKRNPWFEQDLLPELRADIAQALARSG